One Cervus elaphus chromosome 28, mCerEla1.1, whole genome shotgun sequence DNA segment encodes these proteins:
- the LOC122685230 gene encoding striated muscle preferentially expressed protein kinase-like translates to MFCCLPLPRGRGLGRAHRQSVWDRWRRWLRAPRGGLWPFARRNRKSFPPDVADEGDTPSTSSREGSEPHPPAREAQCRVQVSVPMEGSAQGAVKSKRGRPPQKPPRTHRGAQSRAASRLSTPGSDPEPRAPLPLRQHEDLEPSAAEHRALALTFQLNQAPFPTPVPTEVLAARAGPRDPLRGHRDLIHPASKTLDQLVPGHHTGQIGPLCLQDPQSQAPMSLPLGPNVHLHLHLHPLGLWQENPNAHDD, encoded by the exons atgttctgctgtttgcccctgcccagaggccggggcctcgggagggctcacaggcagagtgtgtggGATCGCTGGCGACGCTGGCTCAGGGCCCCCCGAGGAGGCCTCTGGCCCTTTGCCCGAAGGAACAGGAAG AGCTTCCCACCGGATGTGGCCGACGAGGGGGACACGCCGTCCACCTCCTCGAGGGAGGGGTCGgagccccacccccctgcccgtGAGGCCCAGTGCAGGGTCCAGGTGAGCGTGCCCATGGAGGGGTCAGCCCAAGGGGCAGTGAAGAGCAAGAGGGGAAGGCCTCCCCAGAAACCACCCAGGACACACCGCGGGGCCCAGTCTCGGGCTGCTTCGCGGCTCAGCACACCTGGCTCCGACCCAGAGCCCCGAGCACCCCTCCCTCTGAGGCAGCACGAGGACCTGGAGCCCAGCgcggcagagcacagag ctctagctctgACCTTCCAACTCAACCAGGCTCCATTTCCAACACCTGTCCCTACAGAGGTGCTTGCTGCAcgtgcaggacccagggatccactgaGGGGACATCGAGACCTGATCCATCCTGCCTCAAAGACACTGGACCAACTGGTTCCTGGCCACCACACTGGGCAGATCGGACCTCTGTGCCTGCAGGACCCCCAGTCCCAGGCACCGATGTCCCTCCCCCTCGGC